The following coding sequences lie in one Globicephala melas chromosome 15, mGloMel1.2, whole genome shotgun sequence genomic window:
- the NUDT1 gene encoding oxidized purine nucleoside triphosphate hydrolase: MCASRLCTLVLVLQPQRVLLGMKKRGFGAGRWNGFGGKVQEGETIEDGAKRELQEESGLTVDALQKVGQIVFEFVGDPELMDMHIFCTDSVHGTPVESEEMRPQWFQLDQIPFADMWPDDSYWFPLLLQKKKFHGYFKFQSHDTILDYKLREVDTV, encoded by the exons ATGTGTGCCTCGAGGCTCTGCACCTTGGTGCTCGTGCTGCAGCCTCAGCGAGTCCTCCTGGGCATGAAGAAACGAGGCTTCGGGGCCGGCCGGTGGAACGGCTTCGGAGGCAAAGTTCAAGAAGGAGAGACCATCGAGGATGGAGCCAAGAG GGAGCTGCAGGAAGAGAGCGGTCTGACCGTGGACGCGCTGCAGAAGGTGGGCCAGATCGTGTTTGAGTTCGTGGGCGACCCCGAGCTGATGGACATGCACATCTTCTGCACAGACAGTGTCCACGGGACACCAGTGGAGAGCGAAG AAATGCGCCCCCAGTGGTTCCAACTGGACCAGATCCCCTTCGCTGACATGTGGCCCGATGACAGCTACTGGTTTCCCCTCCTGCTTCAGAAGAAGAAGTTCCACGGCTACTTCAAGTTCCAGAGTCACGACACCATCCTGGACTACAAGCTTCGCGAGGTGGACACAGTCTAG